The Candidatus Poribacteria bacterium nucleotide sequence CAAGTCTTTCAGGTTTATGAACCTGGAGATAGATCCCTCTTTCGCTCTTGCCACGTTCATAAACAACCGTGCCGTAGCCCTCGGAGCCGGTCAGGTGTGGATCGATTGTCCGAGAGAGATCTTCCGGAAGCTGAAGGATATGTTCGAGGGTGGAACATCCTCAGGCGGATTTGGGTATCTACCCGAATTCATGGAGTCGATTTACGGTGAGCCCTTCATCCTGATGATGAGCCACAGGGAGGAGATCAATTCTCTGCCCGATCCCTCATTGCCTAAGCTCAGAACGAAGCTTAGGAAGGGCGGATTTCTGGGTATAGATCTGGGCAGATCCGACGTCAAGGTGGCATATATCAGAAACGGCCGGTTCGTGGAGGGGTTCAAGAAACGATGGGCTCCGGAGAAGTTCTCATCGATCGAAATGCATCTGAACTTCGTCCTGACCGCCGCCGAGGAGCTGATGAGCTGGCTCGGCGAGCCGCCTCTGGCCGGTGTGGGACTCAGCACGGCCGGCGTGGTATATGAAGGTAGGATCAGGATAAGCGGTCTGTTCAGCGGGATTACGGACGTGGAGAAGATACCCCTCTTCGGCGAGATACTCTCGATGAGATTGAGAGGAAAACCCGTTCACGTGATACATGACGGCGATGCGGCGATGTTGCAGGCCAGGGTTGACGGAAGATATAGAGGGGGAATCCTGGGGATATCCATGGGATCGGGGGTGGGGTTCGGATGCGTGAACTCAAAAGGGGAACTCGAAGGACTGAATGAAACCGGCAAGGCCGTCCTGGACCTCAATCCGAACGCCCCCATTCATCGAAACTATAGGTTCAGAGGAGCGGCCATA carries:
- a CDS encoding ROK family protein encodes the protein MPECDSLRRQISAGRKWQIVPVYDLWETFRRMASENPSDFYEVNLAFHKPGVGAYKRRIPIPLKSFRFMNLEIDPSFALATFINNRAVALGAGQVWIDCPREIFRKLKDMFEGGTSSGGFGYLPEFMESIYGEPFILMMSHREEINSLPDPSLPKLRTKLRKGGFLGIDLGRSDVKVAYIRNGRFVEGFKKRWAPEKFSSIEMHLNFVLTAAEELMSWLGEPPLAGVGLSTAGVVYEGRIRISGLFSGITDVEKIPLFGEILSMRLRGKPVHVIHDGDAAMLQARVDGRYRGGILGISMGSGVGFGCVNSKGELEGLNETGKAVLDLNPNAPIHRNYRFRGAAIFYLSQNAAFRMAEELGMRLDEPARRAIFLEEIKDKAAKGERGFREIPLKIGEYLGLSVPEFLDIYSDSDIRHIVLYGRVVSGRFGQIIIGRAREILKKRRPEIADEVELGFPMGTPEGMDGETNAELGQAVAAAYYAALSG